TACAAGATGATCAAAATTAAAATCACCTCCCATACTACTGCCAGCTTTTACACCTTCAACCTGAACATACCACCCCTGAGGATTATCATCTTTATTTATTCTTGTGTCAACAACAAATTTTGCTCTTATGCAGTTCATCTCTCCGGGAGTCATCAGGGGATTTTCTCTGAAGTGCTTTTTTCCACCGAAAAGTGCCCAATCAGTATTCTTTTTTAATGAATCGAGTATGTCATATTCGTAGGAGAGCTTGAAATTAGCATAGGCATTAATTCTTTGAGTTATATAAAAACTGCCTCCTTCTCTGAAATAGTAATCGTTAAAATCTTCTTTTAAAAAGAATGCAGCCAAAGAATTTTCAAGCTCAGGCATTATCCACCTGTCAGGAGTATCTACCATTCTGTGGTACTCGCCGCCGAAACCAAATCTGAAATTATTAAAAAATCCTTTCTCAAGGCCAAGCTGATACTCAATCTCCTTTGCTGCAAAGCTGTATCCTGTAAATCCGTATAAAAAAGCTTTTTGGGGATATCTCTTTTCCCAGTAGTCCCTTTTGATCGAATATCCGGAAAATAAACCTTCGACCCTGTTGTATCTCGAAATCCATGATGAAGGATTTCCTGCATCCCAGTTATCTTCATCATTGTTCCAGTCCCAATTGCTGAAACTCCGTAATGAATTCACTCCCTGAATTGTCTGAGAATGTACGCTCTTTTTTACAATGATACCCATAAGAAGCACAAGAACCACTGCAAAAACAATTAGAAAAAGAATCTGTTTTGTCGTATTCGACTGCATTTTAACCTCCTGTTTCATTAAGTTGCCGAACTATATAAAGCAATTGGTGTGCCATAGACATTTGTACAGGATTATATCGTCTTAACTTGTTAATTATTCAGATGTTACACAAATCAGGAGTTTTCAGTTTACACCAACACGGAGCTTAATTGTAGTGAATGGACACTGTTGCAGAAATACACATTGTAGAGATATGACACAAATTTAAATTAGAATAGGCATTGCCTTCTGAAACTTCATCTATTCCGTCCATACGGGACTTGTCCCTTGTCTTTTTTTCTGCTCTACAAATTAATCTCACCCCTACGGGGGGTTCAAAAGAGAAAGCCTGTCGTATGCTGCTGAGCCTGTACCCTGAGCCTGTCGAAGCACGTCTATTTAATACCGTAATTCCTCAGCTTTCTGTACAGATTAGCCCTGTCTGTTTTCAGCATTTTTGCCAGCTGCGAAATATTTCCATTACATTTATTAAAAGCCTGTTCTATTATCTCTCTTTCAAAATTACCTACAATTTCGCGAAGCGGTTTGTCCTGCTCAAACCGGAATTTGCGGACATGTTCTGATGTTCCAGTGCTTTGAATTTCAGGAAGCACTCTGCGCACTGTCTCTTCTCCGATTATTTTATCATCACTAAG
The bacterium DNA segment above includes these coding regions:
- a CDS encoding BamA/TamA family outer membrane protein, with product MQSNTTKQILFLIVFAVVLVLLMGIIVKKSVHSQTIQGVNSLRSFSNWDWNNDEDNWDAGNPSSWISRYNRVEGLFSGYSIKRDYWEKRYPQKAFLYGFTGYSFAAKEIEYQLGLEKGFFNNFRFGFGGEYHRMVDTPDRWIMPELENSLAAFFLKEDFNDYYFREGGSFYITQRINAYANFKLSYEYDILDSLKKNTDWALFGGKKHFRENPLMTPGEMNCIRAKFVVDTRINKDDNPQGWYVQVEGVKAGSSMGGDFNFDHLVLDLRRYQPLGYDEGLYFRLRMGTANGELPWQYRFYLGGVSTMRGFPFKSMPSGPMSPGGNRMFLAQLEYNIGEDTFPDDFDLGFLDMFNVIVFTDVGWVGNAGSETNLFDGFDGLSVSSIKNDIGIALANRDGSVRLEIARRTDTGRKPFNILFRINKAF